One segment of Dolichospermum sp. DET69 DNA contains the following:
- the psbU gene encoding photosystem II complex extrinsic protein PsbU, protein MKGLVRLLTAFTLLLGCWGMLGTTQTAQALSFNSFADNQVPVLAVARQNKADMKLGTDFGKKIDLNNTNIAAFQQFPGLYPTLAKKIIANAPYEKVEDVLNLPGLSDTQKERLQANFVNFTVTEYEPNFNEGDDRINNGIYR, encoded by the coding sequence GTGAAAGGATTGGTGCGTTTATTAACTGCGTTCACATTGTTACTAGGTTGCTGGGGAATGTTGGGAACTACCCAGACAGCCCAAGCTCTTAGTTTCAATAGCTTTGCTGACAATCAAGTTCCTGTATTAGCAGTTGCCCGTCAAAACAAAGCAGATATGAAGCTAGGAACGGATTTTGGTAAAAAAATTGATTTGAATAATACCAATATCGCCGCTTTCCAACAGTTTCCTGGACTGTATCCCACCTTGGCTAAGAAAATTATCGCTAATGCTCCCTACGAAAAAGTAGAAGACGTATTAAATCTACCAGGATTGAGCGATACCCAAAAAGAACGTTTGCAAGCTAACTTCGTCAACTTCACAGTGACAGAATACGAGCCTAACTTCAACGAAGGCGACGACCGCATTAACAACGGTATTTACAGATAA
- a CDS encoding DUF3120 domain-containing protein, whose protein sequence is MINQTFSSYTVTNPTLEINDSLKNPSLPNLISSRQGWLIFLASVFLVSVPVFIEAPLVRSFPILSVMITGFWVWFSIRLMSSPQTYLWGDILFGFSWTWLTGAIYWGWLRYEPIWHIPVEALGLPFAVWCLTKNWGKVGNWFYLGSLLGTVLTDIYFYLVDLMPYWRQIMRTAPEGASQILRNALTQVQTPWGVGLAIILALILMTVGTASLLNKQSHWYAFGGAVLSTILVDSLFLLAAVLA, encoded by the coding sequence TTGATTAATCAGACATTTTCTTCCTATACAGTCACTAACCCCACGTTAGAGATCAATGACAGCTTAAAAAATCCTTCTTTACCAAACTTGATATCTTCCCGACAGGGTTGGTTAATATTTTTAGCATCAGTATTTTTAGTATCAGTGCCAGTGTTTATAGAAGCCCCTTTGGTGCGATCATTTCCTATTTTAAGCGTAATGATAACAGGCTTTTGGGTGTGGTTCAGTATTAGATTAATGTCAAGTCCCCAAACATATCTTTGGGGAGATATATTGTTTGGATTTAGTTGGACTTGGTTAACAGGAGCAATTTATTGGGGCTGGTTAAGATATGAACCAATCTGGCATATACCCGTAGAAGCACTAGGACTACCCTTTGCTGTATGGTGTTTAACCAAGAATTGGGGTAAAGTTGGCAATTGGTTTTATCTAGGTTCTTTATTAGGAACAGTTTTAACCGATATTTATTTTTATTTAGTGGATTTGATGCCCTATTGGCGACAAATTATGAGAACAGCGCCAGAAGGAGCTTCACAAATCTTAAGAAATGCCCTAACACAAGTCCAAACACCTTGGGGAGTAGGCTTGGCAATCATTCTTGCCCTAATATTGATGACAGTGGGAACAGCTTCTTTGCTCAACAAACAATCCCATTGGTATGCCTTTGGAGGTGCAGTTTTGAGTACAATTCTAGTAGACAGTCTCTTCTTACTAGCAGCGGTTCTAGCATAA
- a CDS encoding phosphoglycerate dehydrogenase: MSKVLVSDPIDQVGIDILSQVATVDVKTSLKPDELKAIIGEYDALMIRSGTRVTQEIIEAGTKLKIIGRAGVGVDNVDVPAATRKGIVVVNSPEGNTIAAAEHALAMMLSLSRHVPDANASVKRGEWDRKSFVGSEVYKKTLGVVGLGKIGSHVASVAKAMGMKLLAYDPFISVERAEQLGCQLVDLNLLFQQADYITLHIPKTTETANLINAKTLALMKPTTRIINCARGGIIDEVALAEAIKNGVIAGAALDVFDSEPLGESELRSLGKEVILTPHLGASTAEAQVNVAIDVAEQIRDVLLGLPARSAVNIPGLGPDILEELKPYMELAETLGNLVGQLTGGRVETLNVTLQGELATNKSQPLVIAALKGLLYQALRERVNYVNATIEAKERGIRVIETRDASARDYAGSLHLQATGTLGTHSVTGALLGDKEIHLTDVDGFPINVPPSKYMVFTRHRDMPGIIGKLGSLLGSFNVNIASMQVGRKIVRGDAVMALSIDDPLPDGILAEIKKVDGIRDAYTVTL, from the coding sequence ATGTCCAAGGTTCTTGTCTCCGACCCAATTGACCAAGTAGGTATTGATATTCTTTCCCAAGTGGCTACAGTTGATGTCAAAACCAGCCTCAAGCCAGATGAACTCAAAGCCATTATTGGTGAGTATGATGCGCTGATGATCCGTTCTGGAACTCGCGTTACTCAAGAAATTATAGAAGCTGGCACAAAATTAAAAATTATTGGCCGGGCCGGTGTGGGTGTGGATAACGTTGATGTTCCCGCAGCTACACGCAAAGGGATTGTCGTCGTCAATTCCCCAGAAGGTAATACCATTGCCGCAGCCGAACACGCTTTAGCCATGATGTTATCCTTATCTCGTCATGTTCCTGATGCTAACGCTTCAGTTAAACGTGGTGAGTGGGATCGGAAATCATTTGTTGGTTCGGAAGTATACAAAAAAACCCTCGGCGTTGTCGGGTTAGGAAAAATTGGTTCTCATGTTGCCAGTGTAGCTAAGGCTATGGGGATGAAACTCCTCGCTTATGATCCATTTATCTCCGTAGAAAGAGCGGAACAACTGGGTTGTCAATTGGTGGATTTAAATTTGCTATTCCAGCAAGCCGACTATATCACCTTGCACATTCCCAAAACTACGGAAACTGCTAACTTAATCAACGCTAAAACTTTGGCGTTAATGAAACCTACCACCAGAATTATTAACTGCGCTCGTGGTGGCATTATTGATGAAGTAGCTTTAGCAGAAGCAATTAAAAATGGTGTAATTGCGGGTGCGGCGTTGGATGTGTTCGATTCCGAACCATTAGGAGAATCGGAATTGCGATCGCTCGGCAAAGAAGTAATCCTTACACCTCACCTCGGTGCTTCTACTGCTGAAGCCCAAGTTAACGTCGCCATAGATGTAGCTGAACAAATTCGGGATGTATTATTAGGACTACCTGCTCGTTCCGCTGTGAATATTCCCGGACTTGGACCTGATATACTAGAAGAACTCAAGCCCTATATGGAATTAGCGGAAACCTTAGGGAACTTAGTTGGTCAACTTACTGGCGGTAGAGTCGAGACACTTAATGTTACACTGCAAGGAGAACTGGCAACTAATAAAAGTCAGCCTTTAGTGATAGCCGCTCTCAAAGGACTACTTTACCAGGCATTGCGAGAACGGGTAAATTATGTCAACGCTACCATAGAAGCCAAAGAGCGGGGCATTCGAGTTATTGAGACACGGGACGCTTCGGCGCGGGATTATGCTGGTTCATTGCATCTACAAGCTACAGGGACTTTAGGTACACATTCTGTTACAGGTGCGTTATTGGGTGATAAGGAAATTCACTTAACGGACGTTGACGGTTTCCCCATCAATGTCCCCCCCAGTAAATATATGGTGTTTACCCGACACCGTGATATGCCTGGTATTATTGGTAAACTCGGTTCTCTCCTCGGCAGCTTTAATGTCAATATTGCCAGTATGCAGGTAGGCCGGAAAATCGTTCGTGGTGACGCTGTTATGGCTCTCAGCATTGATGATCCTTTACCAGATGGTATTTTAGCGGAAATTAAAAAAGTAGACGGCATTCGAGACGCGTATACGGTGACACTTTGA
- the menD gene encoding 2-succinyl-5-enolpyruvyl-6-hydroxy-3-cyclohexene-1-carboxylic-acid synthase: MQLTFNNLNQVWSYVLTETLKRLGLNCAVICPGSRSTPLTLAFVEQIPDIEAIPILDERSAAFFALGQAKATGKPVVLVCTSGTAGANFYPAVIEARESRIPLLILTTDRPAELRDCHSGQTIDQVKLYGNYPNWQGELATPSLDMGMLGYLRQTVIHAWERCQFPNFGAVHLNIPFRDPLAPIPDGTNFTLDVEDFFSGIVSTPLPITNYQLPITSCQKGIIIAGVAQPQDPQEYCRAIAQLSQSLQWPVLAEGLSPVRNYSHLNPCIISTYDIILRNQQFAQELTPEIVIQIGEMPTSKVLRNWLISTKPQRLIIDKCDQNLDPLHGKTTHLRMSVTEIGKLELGELPKNEYLQKWCTAEKKVRKNIDDNFDKMDELIESKAAWLISQTLPPATPLFIANSMPVRDMEFFWKPNHLKIKPYFNRGANGIDGTLSTALGIAHNQQSSVMLTGDLSLLHDTNGFLISNKFIGHLTIILINNNGGGIFEMLPIAKFNPPFEEFFATPQNIDFSQLCATYNVQHKLISSWKELQNQLRQLPKTAIRVLEIRTNRKKDVMWRKEHLEKFSNW, translated from the coding sequence ATGCAACTTACTTTTAATAATCTTAATCAAGTTTGGTCTTATGTATTAACAGAAACCCTGAAACGCTTAGGTTTAAATTGCGCTGTAATATGTCCTGGTTCTCGTTCTACACCATTAACATTGGCTTTTGTCGAACAAATACCAGATATTGAAGCTATTCCGATTTTAGATGAACGTTCAGCGGCTTTTTTTGCCTTGGGACAAGCAAAAGCAACGGGAAAACCTGTCGTTCTAGTTTGTACTTCGGGAACTGCGGGAGCAAATTTTTATCCAGCGGTAATTGAAGCTAGGGAAAGTCGCATACCTTTATTAATATTAACCACTGATAGACCAGCAGAATTACGAGATTGTCATTCTGGCCAAACTATTGATCAAGTAAAATTATACGGTAATTATCCCAATTGGCAAGGGGAGTTAGCGACACCTTCTCTCGATATGGGAATGTTAGGTTATCTCAGACAAACGGTAATTCACGCTTGGGAACGTTGTCAATTTCCCAATTTCGGCGCAGTACATTTAAATATACCTTTTCGTGACCCTCTCGCGCCCATTCCTGATGGTACAAATTTCACCTTAGATGTGGAAGACTTCTTTTCAGGAATAGTTTCCACCCCATTACCCATTACCAATTACCAATTACCAATTACCTCTTGCCAAAAAGGGATTATTATTGCTGGGGTAGCTCAACCACAAGATCCTCAAGAATATTGTAGAGCGATCGCACAACTAAGCCAATCTCTCCAATGGCCTGTTTTAGCTGAAGGACTTTCCCCTGTGAGAAATTACTCACACTTAAATCCCTGTATAATTTCCACCTACGATATTATTCTCAGAAATCAGCAATTTGCCCAAGAATTAACCCCAGAAATAGTAATTCAAATTGGCGAAATGCCCACAAGTAAAGTATTACGCAATTGGTTAATTTCTACTAAACCTCAACGTCTAATCATTGACAAGTGTGATCAAAATTTAGATCCTTTACATGGAAAGACCACGCATTTAAGGATGTCAGTCACAGAAATTGGAAAATTGGAACTGGGGGAATTACCAAAAAATGAGTATTTACAAAAATGGTGTACAGCAGAAAAGAAAGTGAGAAAAAATATTGATGATAATTTTGATAAGATGGATGAATTAATTGAAAGTAAAGCTGCTTGGTTAATTTCCCAAACTTTGCCACCAGCCACACCGCTATTTATTGCCAATAGTATGCCAGTGCGAGATATGGAATTTTTCTGGAAACCCAATCATTTAAAAATTAAACCTTATTTTAATCGCGGTGCAAATGGCATTGATGGTACACTTTCCACCGCTTTAGGCATAGCACATAATCAACAAAGTAGTGTGATGTTAACAGGAGATTTATCCCTGTTACATGATACGAACGGTTTTTTAATTAGCAATAAATTTATCGGGCATTTAACAATTATCTTAATTAATAACAATGGTGGAGGTATTTTTGAAATGTTACCCATTGCCAAATTCAATCCTCCCTTTGAAGAGTTTTTTGCCACTCCCCAAAATATTGATTTCTCTCAATTATGCGCTACTTACAATGTACAACATAAATTAATTAGTTCTTGGAAAGAATTGCAAAATCAATTAAGGCAATTGCCAAAAACGGCAATTAGGGTTTTAGAGATAAGAACAAACAGGAAAAAAGATGTGATGTGGAGAAAAGAGCATTTAGAGAAATTTAGTAATTGGTAA
- a CDS encoding HlyD family efflux transporter periplasmic adaptor subunit produces the protein MSQTLPTSSDSFTNVPIPPSKQQKGKKLIPLLLGLLVVGGGISYVVWRNQPQTSINILKLSGRIEGYETEIGVKRSGRIESVALREGAYVKKGQELVKLDDSNDQLLQEQLRGSEARVTSAQSDEQQAIADVDRVQSELEQINSQITEAKLNLQQSQGDTQGRIQQAKSNVAAAKAQLLQAQAQIKQTEAEVKLARINRDRYTQLIKEGAINQQQFDQSQTTLDTVIATLEARQAAVNAAREQLSAIQGALTQTQTTGFNPGIRNAQLEALSRKKDQSFAQMKSAQAKVRSAHGKVRDALASKQQIFTQIEDSKKDLNVVSPLDGVITARSVEPGTVVNNQTKILTIVDPKNIYLRGFIPEGDIGKVRLGQTTKIFLDSAPEKPLIGKVISIDPQASFTPENIYFQKDRVRQVIGVRIQVENPQGCFNPENPYKESDLPCAKVGMPADAEIKLQ, from the coding sequence ATGTCTCAGACTCTACCAACATCTTCCGATAGTTTTACTAATGTTCCCATACCACCATCTAAGCAGCAGAAGGGTAAAAAACTAATTCCTTTGTTGTTGGGGTTGTTGGTTGTCGGAGGAGGAATTAGTTATGTAGTGTGGCGTAATCAACCTCAAACTTCAATAAATATACTTAAATTAAGTGGCAGAATTGAGGGTTACGAAACGGAAATTGGGGTTAAGCGTTCAGGCAGAATTGAGTCAGTTGCTTTGAGAGAAGGGGCTTATGTCAAAAAAGGACAGGAATTAGTTAAGCTGGATGACAGTAATGATCAACTGTTACAAGAACAATTAAGAGGCAGTGAAGCACGGGTAACATCTGCACAATCTGATGAACAACAAGCGATCGCAGATGTGGATAGAGTGCAAAGTGAACTTGAACAAATTAATAGTCAAATTACTGAAGCAAAACTCAATTTACAGCAGTCTCAAGGGGATACCCAAGGACGAATTCAACAGGCTAAATCTAACGTTGCAGCAGCCAAAGCGCAACTATTGCAAGCACAAGCCCAAATTAAGCAAACAGAGGCAGAAGTAAAATTAGCGAGAATAAACCGCGATCGCTATACCCAGCTTATCAAAGAAGGTGCTATTAATCAACAACAATTTGACCAATCACAAACCACATTAGATACAGTCATAGCCACCCTAGAAGCCCGACAAGCAGCAGTAAATGCAGCAAGAGAACAATTAAGTGCTATCCAAGGGGCATTAACTCAAACTCAAACCACAGGCTTCAATCCTGGTATTCGCAATGCCCAATTAGAAGCATTAAGCCGCAAAAAAGATCAGAGTTTTGCTCAAATGAAATCTGCTCAGGCTAAAGTCAGATCGGCTCATGGTAAAGTTAGGGATGCTTTAGCATCAAAACAACAAATTTTCACCCAGATAGAAGATTCTAAAAAAGATTTAAATGTTGTTAGTCCTTTAGATGGGGTAATAACTGCCCGCAGTGTTGAACCTGGTACAGTAGTGAATAATCAAACTAAGATTTTAACAATAGTTGATCCCAAAAATATATATCTGCGGGGTTTTATTCCTGAAGGTGATATTGGTAAAGTTAGATTAGGACAAACTACTAAAATTTTTCTTGATTCTGCACCTGAAAAACCGCTAATTGGTAAGGTTATTTCTATTGATCCTCAAGCTTCTTTTACACCAGAAAATATTTATTTCCAAAAAGATCGGGTGAGACAAGTCATAGGAGTTCGCATTCAAGTGGAAAATCCTCAAGGTTGTTTTAATCCTGAAAATCCTTATAAAGAGTCAGATTTACCTTGTGCCAAGGTTGGGATGCCGGCAGATGCAGAAATTAAGTTACAGTGA
- a CDS encoding ABC transporter permease yields the protein MKRIISQCIKELSQFRRDKLTLALAFLLPFMTLLIFGFATRLESKDIPLVVQDFDRTNLSSSYIEKLYATNQFIPKEWSGGNPARDAIDRGIAKVAVIIPPEFSRDIKAHKPTTVQVLIDATDVNNARVIRGSIQRVTNFFMQTEGLLPATKRITARIRLWFNPGRLESLYIVPGVYGVILWIFPSLLTAIAMVREKEKGTILQVYASSISATELLLGKGMAYLLIAITEALIVIGLGSIIFKVYLVNNPITLLLGTLIFLIDSVMFGLLVGVRSNNQNSAVQIISLVGFITSLLLSGFIYPLNNIPFPLSLVTNVVPARYYINITRDAFLRGTGWTGVWFDFLMLTVLGWIFFNVSRRILSKMQISQ from the coding sequence ATGAAAAGAATTATTTCTCAGTGTATTAAAGAACTATCTCAATTTAGACGAGATAAATTAACATTAGCATTAGCATTTTTATTGCCATTTATGACACTGTTAATTTTTGGTTTTGCTACCAGATTAGAAAGTAAAGATATTCCTTTAGTTGTCCAGGATTTTGACCGAACAAACTTGAGTAGTAGCTATATTGAAAAATTATATGCCACCAATCAATTTATTCCTAAAGAATGGTCAGGAGGAAACCCAGCCCGAGACGCTATTGATAGAGGTATTGCCAAAGTAGCGGTAATTATTCCTCCCGAATTTAGTCGAGATATTAAAGCTCATAAACCAACTACAGTACAAGTTTTAATTGATGCCACAGATGTTAATAATGCCCGTGTAATTAGAGGAAGTATTCAACGAGTTACTAATTTCTTTATGCAAACAGAAGGACTTTTACCAGCTACCAAAAGAATTACAGCTAGAATCCGTTTATGGTTTAATCCTGGTAGATTAGAATCTTTATATATTGTTCCCGGAGTATATGGCGTAATTTTGTGGATTTTTCCATCTTTACTCACAGCAATTGCTATGGTGCGAGAAAAAGAAAAAGGGACAATTTTACAAGTTTATGCTTCTAGTATTAGTGCTACAGAGCTGTTATTAGGTAAAGGTATGGCTTATCTATTAATTGCCATAACTGAGGCATTAATTGTGATCGGATTAGGATCAATTATTTTTAAAGTATACTTGGTTAATAACCCGATTACTTTATTATTAGGAACTCTAATATTTCTCATAGATAGCGTTATGTTTGGTTTGCTAGTTGGAGTCCGTAGCAATAACCAAAATTCTGCCGTCCAAATTATTTCTCTGGTGGGTTTTATTACTTCTTTGTTATTGTCTGGTTTTATTTATCCCCTCAACAATATTCCTTTTCCTCTTTCACTTGTAACTAATGTAGTTCCTGCCCGTTATTATATTAATATTACTCGTGATGCTTTTTTGCGGGGTACGGGTTGGACAGGAGTTTGGTTTGATTTCCTCATGCTAACAGTTTTAGGCTGGATATTTTTTAACGTCTCCCGGCGAATTTTAAGTAAAATGCAAATTAGTCAGTAG
- a CDS encoding ABC transporter ATP-binding protein, with product MNNYQTEAIKVSNLHKHYGKLAAVKGINFTVYKGEMFGLIGPDGAGKTTSFHILGGVMEATAGEVLVYGQPARDARLITGYLTQQFSLYLDLSIDENLRYAGGLRQVPDDLLWERRHKYLTLMSLEQFGDSLAGELSGGMKQKLALCCALVSQPQVLLLDEPTTGVDPVSRREFWDVLAELSAQGMTIVVATPYLDEAERCHRVALMYSGQIHEIGTPAALRANLGLHRLEVKTANLEMSEQILLQNLHTNIVDVQTFGDRLDVLVEDITIGENQVNELLKPHHPTIEHGEPTLENVFVTRLRQQGSAPPFLQFPRSRGGNKNKELENEINRETNSSQLPITNYQLPSSQIAIYAKNLHRAFGKFQAVKSVNIEVRYGEIFGLLGANGAGKTTTIKMLCGLLAASGGEISLGGETGNLRSAELRKRIGYMSQKFTLYDDLTILQNLEFYSGVYSVPRKLRQEKIDWVISTCGLEGQENMLTGQLPGGWKQRVAFGASVMHEPDILFLDEPTSGVDPLARRQFWKLINDFARNGTAILVTTHYLEEAEQCNRMSFMVAGEIAAEGSSSYIKSSQPGKLIEIIVNQNQAASKLLKQQFDAWRVSIFANSLHIVLDNPETEIPQVIQLLESANFIVQSIRPIPFSLEDAFIGIVQRVGNN from the coding sequence ATGAATAATTACCAAACGGAAGCTATTAAGGTTAGTAATTTACATAAACATTATGGTAAGTTGGCGGCTGTTAAAGGTATTAATTTTACTGTTTATAAGGGCGAAATGTTTGGATTAATTGGTCCTGATGGTGCAGGTAAAACTACTAGCTTTCATATTTTAGGTGGTGTAATGGAAGCAACTGCTGGGGAAGTTTTGGTATATGGTCAACCTGCTAGAGATGCACGTTTAATTACTGGCTATTTAACACAACAATTTTCTCTATATTTGGATTTGAGTATTGATGAAAATTTGCGTTATGCTGGGGGTTTGCGACAAGTTCCTGATGATTTATTATGGGAACGTCGTCATAAATATCTGACTTTAATGAGTTTAGAACAATTTGGCGATAGCTTGGCGGGTGAATTATCAGGAGGTATGAAACAAAAGCTGGCTTTATGTTGTGCTTTGGTTTCTCAACCGCAAGTTCTCTTATTAGATGAACCTACTACGGGTGTTGACCCAGTTTCTCGGCGAGAATTTTGGGATGTGTTAGCAGAATTATCAGCCCAAGGGATGACAATTGTGGTAGCTACACCCTATCTAGATGAGGCTGAACGCTGTCATCGGGTGGCATTAATGTATAGTGGTCAAATTCATGAAATTGGTACTCCAGCCGCATTACGAGCCAATTTAGGCTTGCATCGTTTAGAGGTAAAAACTGCAAATTTGGAAATGAGTGAGCAAATTCTCTTGCAGAATTTACATACAAATATAGTTGATGTGCAGACTTTTGGCGATCGCTTGGATGTCTTAGTAGAAGATATAACTATTGGTGAAAACCAAGTAAATGAATTATTAAAACCACATCATCCTACTATTGAACACGGTGAACCTACTTTAGAAAATGTCTTTGTTACCCGTCTTAGACAACAAGGTTCTGCACCACCATTTTTACAATTTCCCCGTTCTCGTGGTGGAAATAAAAATAAAGAATTAGAGAATGAGATTAATAGAGAAACAAATTCTTCCCAATTACCAATTACCAATTACCAATTACCATCTTCACAAATTGCTATTTATGCGAAAAATCTCCATCGTGCATTTGGTAAATTTCAAGCAGTTAAAAGTGTCAATATCGAAGTCCGTTATGGTGAAATATTTGGTCTTTTAGGTGCAAATGGTGCAGGGAAAACCACCACAATTAAAATGTTATGTGGATTGTTAGCAGCTAGTGGAGGAGAAATTTCTTTAGGTGGAGAAACCGGAAATTTGCGAAGTGCAGAATTAAGAAAACGCATTGGTTATATGAGTCAAAAATTTACCCTATATGACGACTTAACAATTCTGCAAAACCTAGAATTTTATAGTGGTGTTTATAGTGTTCCCCGTAAACTTAGACAAGAAAAAATTGATTGGGTAATATCTACTTGTGGGTTAGAAGGACAAGAAAATATGCTGACGGGACAATTACCAGGAGGTTGGAAACAACGAGTTGCTTTTGGGGCTTCAGTTATGCACGAACCCGATATTTTATTTTTAGACGAACCAACATCTGGAGTAGACCCTTTAGCACGTCGTCAATTTTGGAAACTAATTAATGATTTTGCGCGAAATGGTACAGCCATTTTAGTCACAACTCATTATTTAGAAGAAGCCGAACAGTGTAACCGCATGAGTTTTATGGTAGCTGGAGAAATTGCTGCGGAAGGTTCATCCAGTTATATTAAATCTTCCCAACCAGGAAAACTTATAGAAATAATTGTTAATCAAAATCAAGCGGCTTCAAAACTATTGAAACAACAATTTGATGCTTGGAGAGTTTCCATTTTTGCTAATAGTTTACATATTGTTCTCGACAATCCAGAAACAGAAATTCCCCAAGTAATACAGCTTTTAGAATCAGCCAATTTTATAGTTCAATCCATTCGTCCTATTCCTTTTTCCTTAGAAGATGCTTTTATTGGTATTGTTCAGAGAGTTGGTAATAATTAA
- a CDS encoding TetR/AcrR family transcriptional regulator translates to MSKNSTFELETLFSLPAITQKQEQILQGAMRIFLKDGYAGTSMDGVSTEAGVSKQTIYSHFQDKEGLFKALIERVTIANFSSIFCTRELHGEPAILLREVAETYLMKVAGNPDYLALFRIIITESERFPELAKLYTQTVIQRGRHLLSQYFVSHPELGITDPEATAQIFFGSLVGYMMVQEMLYGKEMMPLSQERILDSLMNLILVHIKQ, encoded by the coding sequence ATGTCGAAAAATTCCACTTTTGAATTGGAAACATTATTTTCCCTACCTGCGATAACTCAAAAACAAGAGCAAATCCTACAAGGGGCTATGCGGATCTTCTTAAAAGATGGTTATGCTGGAACAAGTATGGACGGAGTAAGCACAGAAGCAGGAGTTTCCAAGCAAACTATATACAGTCACTTTCAAGATAAGGAAGGACTGTTTAAAGCATTAATAGAACGGGTGACAATAGCTAATTTTAGTAGTATATTTTGTACGAGAGAATTGCATGGTGAACCCGCAATTTTACTAAGAGAAGTAGCAGAAACTTATTTGATGAAAGTGGCGGGAAATCCTGATTATTTAGCACTATTCCGCATTATTATCACTGAATCAGAACGGTTTCCAGAATTAGCAAAACTTTATACTCAAACTGTCATTCAGCGAGGACGACATTTACTGAGTCAATACTTTGTTTCTCACCCAGAATTGGGAATTACTGACCCAGAAGCAACAGCGCAAATATTTTTTGGTTCGCTGGTGGGTTATATGATGGTACAGGAAATGCTGTATGGCAAAGAAATGATGCCGTTATCACAAGAGCGGATTTTAGATAGCTTGATGAACTTGATCCTAGTGCATATAAAACAGTAA
- the folB gene encoding dihydroneopterin aldolase codes for MDCIHLTGIRGYGYTGFLPEEQVLGQWFEVDVKLWLDLSGPAKTDNIEDTIDYRRIISLVQNLLKTSKFALVERLAGAIADSILEDSDSINQVQVILTKPAAPIPDFSGKISIELTRTKV; via the coding sequence ATGGACTGTATTCATTTAACAGGAATTCGTGGCTACGGTTATACTGGGTTTTTACCGGAAGAACAGGTGTTAGGGCAATGGTTTGAGGTAGACGTGAAATTATGGTTGGATCTTTCTGGTCCAGCTAAAACGGATAATATTGAAGATACTATAGATTATCGGCGCATCATTAGTTTAGTTCAAAATTTGCTAAAAACCTCGAAGTTTGCATTGGTGGAAAGACTAGCTGGGGCTATAGCTGATAGTATTTTAGAGGATAGCGACAGCATTAATCAAGTACAAGTTATTCTCACTAAACCCGCTGCACCTATTCCTGATTTTAGCGGCAAAATCAGTATTGAACTAACTAGAACTAAAGTCTAA